In Actinoplanes sp. NBC_00393, a single genomic region encodes these proteins:
- a CDS encoding 1-aminocyclopropane-1-carboxylate deaminase, with translation MALADFPRHPLLFGPSPVHRLDRLTRHLGGAAIWAKREDCNSGIAYGGNKTRKLEYLVADALAQGADTLVSIGGVQSNHTRQVAAVAAATGLKCVLVQESWVDWPDSVYDKVGNILISRLAGADVRLVKAGFGIGFKESWEAALESVRADGGVPYAIPAGASDHRLGGLGFAGWAYEVIEQERELGVFFDTIIVCSVTGSTQAGMIAGFAAAGGRPRRVIGIDGSAKPTETRDQVARIARATAALIGVDRELTEDEIILDDRYHAGIYGIPDESTLDAMKLAARTEGMVTDPVYEGKSMAGLIDLVQRGEIAADSTVLYAHLGGQPALNAYSALF, from the coding sequence ATGGCGCTCGCCGATTTCCCCCGCCACCCCCTGCTGTTCGGCCCGTCCCCGGTGCACCGGCTGGACCGCCTGACCCGCCACCTCGGCGGCGCGGCGATCTGGGCGAAACGGGAGGACTGCAACTCCGGTATCGCCTACGGCGGCAACAAGACCCGCAAGCTGGAGTACCTGGTGGCCGACGCGCTCGCGCAGGGCGCCGACACGCTGGTGTCGATCGGCGGCGTGCAGTCCAACCACACCCGTCAGGTCGCCGCGGTCGCCGCCGCCACCGGCCTCAAGTGCGTGCTGGTCCAGGAGAGCTGGGTGGACTGGCCGGACAGCGTCTACGACAAGGTCGGCAACATCCTGATCAGCCGGCTGGCCGGCGCGGACGTGCGGCTGGTCAAGGCCGGGTTCGGCATCGGTTTCAAGGAGAGCTGGGAGGCCGCTCTCGAGTCGGTGCGGGCTGACGGCGGCGTGCCCTACGCGATCCCGGCCGGCGCCTCCGACCACCGGCTCGGCGGGCTGGGCTTCGCGGGCTGGGCGTACGAGGTGATCGAGCAGGAACGTGAGCTGGGCGTCTTCTTCGACACGATCATCGTGTGCTCGGTGACCGGCAGCACCCAGGCCGGCATGATCGCCGGGTTCGCCGCCGCCGGTGGCCGCCCGCGCCGGGTGATCGGCATCGACGGCTCGGCTAAGCCCACCGAGACCCGCGACCAGGTCGCCCGGATCGCCCGCGCGACCGCTGCCCTGATCGGCGTCGACCGGGAGCTCACCGAGGACGAGATCATCCTCGACGACCGGTACCACGCCGGCATCTACGGCATCCCCGACGAGTCCACGCTGGACGCGATGAAGCTCGCCGCCCGCACCGAGGGCATGGTCACCGACCCGGTCTACGAGGGCAAGTCGATGGCCGGCCTGATCGACCTGGTCCAGCGCGGCGAGATCGCCGCGGACTCCACCGTCCTCTACGCCCACCTCGGCGGCCAGCCGGCACTCAACGCGTACTCCGCGCTGTTCTAG
- a CDS encoding SAM-dependent methyltransferase, whose amino-acid sequence MSDELVPPGLDTSKAHPARRYNYWLGGKDHFAADRESGDLLERHHPSVRLTARENRAFLQRAVHHLAAEAGIDQFLDIGTGLPTADNTHEVAQRINPRSRVVYVDNDPMVGVHARALLTSTPEGRTCYLQEDLRNPEEILGDPQLKEILDLDRPVALMLIAVLHFIADHQEAREVVAHLVGALPSGSYLAASNFTLDYTPPEQAAVALDMIAKGQSDAHPRTREQFGDFFSGLELIGPGIVPVSDWLSPVPAGQRPTAAQVAIYGAVGRKP is encoded by the coding sequence GTGAGCGACGAACTGGTGCCCCCTGGGCTGGACACTTCCAAGGCGCACCCGGCGCGCCGCTACAACTACTGGCTCGGCGGCAAGGACCACTTCGCCGCCGACCGCGAGTCCGGGGACCTGCTGGAGCGGCACCACCCGAGCGTGCGGCTCACCGCCCGGGAGAACCGGGCCTTCCTGCAGCGCGCGGTGCACCATCTCGCCGCCGAGGCGGGCATCGACCAGTTCCTGGACATCGGCACCGGCCTGCCCACCGCGGACAACACCCACGAGGTCGCGCAGCGGATCAACCCCCGCTCGCGGGTGGTCTACGTGGACAACGACCCGATGGTCGGCGTGCACGCCCGGGCGCTGCTCACCAGCACCCCCGAGGGCCGCACCTGCTACCTCCAGGAGGACCTGCGCAACCCGGAGGAGATCCTCGGCGACCCGCAGCTCAAGGAGATCCTCGACCTGGACCGCCCGGTGGCGCTGATGCTCATCGCGGTGCTGCACTTCATCGCCGACCATCAGGAGGCCCGGGAGGTCGTCGCCCACCTGGTCGGCGCGCTGCCGTCGGGCAGTTACCTGGCCGCCTCCAACTTCACCCTGGACTACACCCCGCCGGAGCAGGCCGCGGTGGCCCTCGACATGATCGCCAAGGGCCAGTCGGACGCCCATCCCCGCACCCGCGAGCAGTTCGGCGACTTCTTCAGCGGCCTGGAGCTCATCGGGCCCGGCATCGTCCCGGTCTCCGACTGGCTGTCCCCGGTCCCGGCCGGCCAGCGCCCGACCGCCGCGCAGGTCGCCATCTACGGCGCGGTCGGCCGCAAGCCCTAG
- a CDS encoding intradiol ring-cleavage dioxygenase, with product MRRQQEPTYQGRRLPNPAEEVFDQGLGFDLGTLMGRRQILRAFGIGAAALGLAACSSESSGTTTTTTGATTSSGEIPDETAGPYPGDGSNGPDVLEQSGIVRSDIRSSFGDASGTAEGVPMTLELTVKDLANGGAAFAGVAVYVWHCDRAGLYSMYSEGVTAENYLRGVQIADDFGKVTFTSIFPACYTGRWPHVHFEVYPDQASITDSTKAIATSQVALPKDVSDTVFKEAGYEQSVTNLAQLTLETDNVFGDDGGASQLATVTGDVSSGYVVALSVGVDTRTTPTGGGAPPAGGGGPEGGGGPGGTPPSGAPGGRPPGGQPPA from the coding sequence GTGAGAAGGCAGCAGGAACCGACGTATCAGGGGCGGCGTCTGCCGAATCCGGCTGAAGAGGTGTTCGACCAGGGGCTCGGGTTCGACCTCGGGACGCTGATGGGCCGCCGGCAGATCCTGCGGGCGTTCGGGATCGGCGCGGCGGCGCTCGGGCTCGCGGCCTGCAGCAGCGAGTCCTCCGGCACGACCACGACGACGACCGGCGCGACCACCTCGTCGGGGGAGATTCCCGACGAGACCGCCGGGCCGTACCCGGGTGACGGCTCGAACGGCCCGGACGTCCTGGAGCAGAGCGGCATCGTGCGCAGCGACATCCGGTCCAGTTTCGGCGACGCGAGCGGGACGGCCGAGGGCGTGCCGATGACGCTCGAGCTGACCGTCAAGGACCTGGCCAACGGTGGCGCGGCCTTCGCGGGCGTGGCCGTCTACGTCTGGCACTGTGACCGGGCGGGGCTCTACTCGATGTACTCCGAGGGGGTCACCGCGGAGAACTACCTGCGCGGGGTGCAGATCGCTGACGACTTCGGCAAGGTGACGTTCACCAGCATCTTCCCGGCCTGCTACACCGGGCGCTGGCCGCACGTCCACTTCGAGGTCTACCCGGACCAGGCGAGCATCACCGACTCCACGAAGGCGATCGCCACCTCCCAGGTGGCGCTGCCGAAGGACGTCAGCGACACGGTCTTCAAGGAGGCCGGGTACGAGCAGTCGGTCACCAACCTCGCGCAGCTGACCCTGGAGACCGACAACGTGTTCGGCGACGACGGCGGCGCCAGCCAACTGGCCACCGTGACCGGGGACGTGAGCAGCGGTTATGTCGTAGCCCTCAGCGTCGGCGTGGACACCCGCACGACACCCACCGGCGGCGGTGCCCCACCCGCCGGTGGTGGCGGACCGGAAGGTGGCGGAGGTCCAGGCGGCACCCCACCCAGCGGCGCTCCGGGTGGCCGGCCGCCGGGCGGTCAGCCACCGGCCTGA
- a CDS encoding LacI family DNA-binding transcriptional regulator, translating to MTGRPATLHDVARLAGVSIATASKALNGRKHVSATTRAEVLQAAALLAYSPNTLARGLVAGRTGMVGLLTSDLEGRLSIPILMGAEDAFGADRTSVLLCDARGDAIREGHHLRTLLSRRVDGLIVVGARPDPRPSIGRDLPVPVVYAYAPSADPADLSLVSDNVTAGRTAVGHLGDLGRRTIAHITGDPTYGAAQDRAKGALAELADRRLHLAGDRVFFGDWSEAWGRTATRMLLAQHVAIDAVFAGSDQIARGVIDALHAEGLDVPRDVAVIGFDNWEIFTTSSRPPLSSIDMNLESLGRVAAERLAAAFDGALGSGIERLPCRLVARESTVAG from the coding sequence ATGACCGGACGGCCCGCCACCCTGCACGACGTGGCCCGGCTGGCCGGCGTCTCGATCGCCACCGCCTCCAAAGCCCTCAACGGGCGAAAACACGTTTCGGCGACGACCCGGGCCGAGGTGCTGCAGGCGGCCGCCCTGCTGGCGTATTCGCCGAACACCCTCGCCCGGGGCCTGGTGGCCGGCCGCACCGGCATGGTCGGGCTGCTCACCTCCGACCTGGAGGGCCGGCTCTCCATCCCGATCCTGATGGGCGCCGAGGACGCCTTCGGCGCCGACCGGACCAGCGTGCTGCTCTGCGACGCCCGCGGCGACGCGATCCGTGAGGGCCACCATCTGCGTACGCTGCTCAGCCGGCGGGTCGACGGGCTGATCGTGGTCGGCGCCCGGCCCGACCCGCGCCCGTCGATCGGGCGGGACCTGCCGGTGCCGGTCGTGTACGCGTACGCGCCCTCCGCCGATCCCGCCGACCTCTCGCTGGTCAGCGACAACGTCACGGCCGGGCGGACGGCCGTCGGGCACCTCGGGGACCTGGGCCGCCGGACGATCGCGCACATCACCGGCGACCCGACGTACGGCGCCGCGCAGGACCGGGCCAAGGGCGCCCTCGCCGAACTCGCCGACCGGCGCCTGCACCTGGCCGGCGACCGGGTGTTCTTCGGCGACTGGTCCGAGGCCTGGGGGCGTACCGCGACGCGGATGCTGCTCGCCCAGCACGTCGCGATCGACGCGGTCTTCGCCGGCTCGGACCAGATCGCCCGCGGCGTGATCGACGCCCTGCACGCGGAGGGCCTGGACGTGCCGCGTGACGTCGCGGTGATCGGCTTCGACAACTGGGAGATCTTCACGACCAGTTCGCGGCCGCCGCTGTCCAGCATCGACATGAACCTGGAGTCGCTTGGCCGGGTCGCCGCCGAACGCCTGGCCGCGGCGTTCGACGGCGCCCTCGGCTCCGGCATCGAGCGGCTCCCCTGCCGCCTGGTGGCGCGGGAGTCGACCGTCGCCGGTTGA
- a CDS encoding ABC transporter substrate-binding protein, whose amino-acid sequence MTRTRRILATAMAVVLATALTACGGDGEENGGAVDTGGIEGTDDGAKLTLWTRAPLEAQAKLLVDAYNKSHQNQVALTIVPNDDYVAKVGAAAGSGDLPDLFAADIVYVPNWTDAGLFADITKQIDALPYVGSINKGHLDAGTLDGKKYVLPFVLDLSVMFWNKDLYTEAGLDPEKGPANLTEFKEHALAIQKLKKKDTYGTSFGGNCGGCGVFTWFPMVWASGEEVMNAEGTESLLAGTAAKQVYSTWRELWAAGAVDPSSRDETGATWVAGFQQGKIGVMPYPATLLQTADKTVKTGVAALPGVSGGASTFVGGDGIGISKDSQKTAQAWNFLSWMMSEEAQVNVLAANNTVVSRSDLADNEYSRKDPRVLAINEVAGAPASKTPVAKNFQQAFNAAGSPWVALFRDQVFAGGTDPTAGNTAITEVLSK is encoded by the coding sequence ATGACCAGAACCCGACGCATTCTCGCCACCGCCATGGCCGTCGTTCTCGCCACCGCGCTCACCGCCTGCGGCGGCGACGGCGAGGAGAACGGCGGCGCCGTCGACACCGGCGGCATCGAGGGCACCGACGACGGCGCGAAACTGACCCTGTGGACCCGCGCCCCGCTGGAGGCGCAGGCCAAGCTGCTCGTCGACGCATACAACAAGAGCCACCAGAACCAGGTCGCGCTGACCATCGTGCCCAACGACGACTACGTGGCGAAGGTGGGTGCGGCGGCCGGCAGCGGCGACCTGCCCGACCTGTTCGCCGCCGACATCGTCTATGTGCCGAACTGGACGGACGCCGGCCTGTTCGCCGACATCACGAAGCAGATCGACGCGTTGCCGTACGTCGGGTCGATCAACAAGGGTCATCTCGACGCCGGCACCCTGGACGGCAAGAAGTACGTGCTGCCGTTCGTGCTCGACCTCTCGGTGATGTTCTGGAACAAGGACCTCTACACCGAGGCCGGCCTCGACCCGGAGAAGGGCCCGGCCAACCTCACCGAGTTCAAGGAGCACGCGCTCGCGATCCAGAAACTGAAGAAGAAGGACACGTACGGCACGTCGTTCGGCGGCAACTGCGGCGGCTGCGGCGTCTTCACCTGGTTCCCGATGGTCTGGGCCTCCGGCGAAGAGGTGATGAACGCCGAGGGCACCGAGTCGCTGCTGGCCGGCACCGCGGCCAAGCAGGTCTACTCGACCTGGCGGGAGCTGTGGGCGGCCGGCGCGGTCGACCCGAGCAGCCGGGACGAGACGGGAGCCACCTGGGTGGCCGGCTTCCAACAGGGCAAGATCGGCGTGATGCCGTACCCGGCCACCCTGCTGCAGACCGCCGACAAGACCGTCAAGACCGGGGTCGCCGCCCTGCCCGGCGTCAGCGGCGGGGCCTCCACCTTCGTCGGCGGCGACGGCATCGGCATCTCCAAGGACTCGCAGAAGACCGCTCAGGCGTGGAACTTCCTGTCCTGGATGATGTCCGAGGAAGCCCAGGTCAACGTGCTCGCGGCGAACAACACCGTGGTCTCGCGCAGCGACCTCGCCGACAACGAGTACTCGCGCAAGGACCCGCGGGTGCTGGCGATCAACGAGGTGGCCGGCGCGCCGGCCAGCAAGACCCCGGTGGCGAAGAACTTCCAGCAGGCCTTCAATGCGGCCGGCAGCCCCTGGGTCGCGCTCTTCCGGGACCAGGTCTTCGCCGGCGGCACCGACCCGACCGCCGGGAACACGGCGATCACCGAGGTTCTCAGTAAATGA
- a CDS encoding carbohydrate ABC transporter permease has product MTVTQPGVAKQPPRARRQALTGWAYATPTALFVVIFFAVPVLLVAQMSVSDWGLFAGNRGLNAPENFVDAVDQRLFWPAVWFTVKYTVITTVLLIGLALGLALLVQEATRWSAFLRTAILVPSALGLASASLLFYALYSPQSSPLGFLGIDSFLGTPERALWSTVALIVWRFAGFYMLLLLVALQGISADVYEAAEMDGATRWRTFRSITLPLLRSALALCTILCVTGSLLAFDQFYILTKGGPDNSTVTIVQLIYNAAFAGGNDLGLAAALSIMVLGALLLLNAGQFRWLRGRES; this is encoded by the coding sequence ATGACCGTGACACAGCCCGGGGTGGCCAAGCAGCCGCCCCGGGCCCGGCGTCAGGCACTCACCGGTTGGGCGTACGCGACACCGACCGCGCTCTTTGTTGTGATCTTCTTCGCCGTGCCCGTCCTGCTGGTCGCTCAGATGTCGGTCTCCGACTGGGGCCTGTTCGCCGGGAACCGTGGCCTGAACGCGCCGGAGAACTTCGTCGACGCCGTCGACCAGCGGCTGTTCTGGCCGGCGGTGTGGTTCACGGTGAAGTACACGGTGATCACCACCGTGCTGCTGATCGGGCTCGCGCTCGGCCTGGCGCTGCTGGTCCAGGAGGCGACCCGGTGGTCGGCGTTCCTGCGGACCGCGATCCTGGTGCCGAGCGCGCTCGGCCTGGCCTCCGCGTCGCTGCTGTTCTACGCGCTCTACTCGCCGCAGAGCAGCCCGCTCGGTTTCCTCGGCATCGACTCGTTCCTCGGCACTCCGGAGCGCGCGCTCTGGTCGACGGTCGCGCTGATCGTCTGGCGGTTCGCCGGTTTCTACATGCTCCTGCTGCTGGTCGCGTTGCAGGGCATCTCCGCCGACGTCTACGAGGCGGCCGAGATGGACGGCGCCACCCGCTGGCGCACTTTCCGGTCGATCACGCTGCCGCTGCTGCGCTCGGCGCTGGCGCTGTGCACGATCCTCTGCGTCACCGGCTCGCTGCTCGCCTTCGACCAGTTCTACATCCTGACCAAGGGCGGCCCGGACAACAGCACCGTGACGATCGTCCAGCTCATCTACAACGCGGCGTTCGCCGGCGGCAACGACCTCGGCCTCGCCGCCGCCCTCTCGATCATGGTGCTGGGCGCGCTGCTGCTGCTCAACGCCGGCCAGTTCCGCTGGCTGCGCGGGAGGGAGAGCTGA
- a CDS encoding carbohydrate ABC transporter permease yields the protein MRRMPYYVFTGALALLFLFPLLWAGAASVSPQGGTAQTDGWGFANYGTLADYQAGIGQYLLNSVIVSSLTVLFTVGVSLFGGYAFARFRFPGRDALFLLTLAILMVPYATLLIPLYVLLNRIGLQNSLLGLALVLTMFQLPFAVFMMRISFEAVPTELEEAALVDGCGSLRALFRVLLPAVRPGLVTVGLFAFLAAWNDFITPLVLISDADKAPLPLAVANLRQQVMGIIDYGATEAGVVVLALPCIVLFLALQRQYIRGFMSGALKG from the coding sequence ATGCGGCGGATGCCCTACTACGTCTTCACCGGCGCCCTGGCGCTGCTCTTCCTCTTCCCGCTGCTCTGGGCCGGCGCAGCCTCGGTCTCGCCGCAGGGCGGCACCGCACAGACCGACGGCTGGGGGTTCGCCAACTACGGCACCCTCGCCGATTACCAGGCCGGCATCGGGCAGTACCTGCTGAACAGCGTGATCGTCTCCAGCCTGACGGTGCTGTTCACGGTCGGCGTCTCACTGTTCGGCGGGTACGCGTTCGCCCGGTTCCGCTTCCCCGGCCGCGACGCGTTGTTCCTGCTCACCCTCGCCATCCTGATGGTTCCGTACGCGACCCTGCTGATCCCGCTCTACGTGCTGCTCAACCGGATCGGCCTGCAGAACTCGCTGCTCGGCCTGGCCCTGGTGCTGACCATGTTCCAGCTGCCGTTCGCGGTGTTCATGATGCGGATCTCGTTCGAGGCGGTGCCGACCGAGCTGGAGGAGGCCGCTCTGGTCGACGGGTGCGGCTCGCTCCGGGCGCTGTTCCGGGTGCTGCTGCCGGCGGTCCGGCCCGGGCTGGTCACGGTCGGCCTGTTCGCGTTCCTGGCCGCGTGGAACGACTTCATCACCCCGCTCGTGCTGATCAGCGACGCCGACAAGGCGCCCCTGCCGCTGGCCGTCGCGAACCTGCGCCAGCAGGTCATGGGCATCATCGACTACGGCGCCACCGAGGCGGGCGTGGTCGTTCTGGCGCTCCCGTGCATCGTGCTCTTCCTGGCCCTGCAAAGGCAGTACATCCGCGGCTTCATGTCCGGCGCACTGAAAGGGTGA
- a CDS encoding glycoside hydrolase family 127 protein, translating to MTDETGGPVRPSRSRLQPLAPDRVRIIGGFWAELQDRNRRAILPHIDHWLDRAGWLGNFSADPADRRGREFSDSEIYKFLEALAWQLGSQPDPVLAERYDAIVARVAAAQQPDGYLNTWFGRPGQPPRWSDLAWGHELYCLGHLIQAAVARARTGHPEDLLVRVACRAADLVCEVFGADGLATVDGHPVIEPALVELYRVTGETRYLEQARLFLERRGHHVLPEIEWGREYYQDDMPIRDATVFRGHAVRAVYLASGALDLADETGDGELLDAVTRQWRRTVARRVYLTGGIGSRHMDEAFGEDFVLPPDRAYSETCASVGSVMVAWRLLLAHGDPAAADLIERTLYNVVATSPAADGKSFFYANTLHRRTAGPVPDPDRPHPRPVAPVRAPWFEVSCCPTNVARTVASLAGYLATTDGDGIQLHQYASGTVAGRLTVTTRYPAEGEIRVRIDRDSDEPWSLSLRVPAWAGDGATLTVGGHTWEVEPGYVTERRRWKQGDEVLLCLPVVPRFTYPDPRVDAVRGCVAVERGPVVYALESVDLPGGLTVDDVRVDPDEPPRLVDGRVVVHLRQVAASDRTWPYTDGPARAPGADLGEIPLVAYHDWANRGPATMRVWLPT from the coding sequence ATGACCGACGAAACGGGCGGGCCGGTACGGCCGAGCCGCTCCCGGCTGCAACCGCTCGCCCCGGACCGCGTACGGATCATCGGTGGTTTCTGGGCCGAGCTGCAGGACCGCAACCGGCGGGCCATCCTGCCGCACATCGACCACTGGCTGGACCGGGCCGGCTGGCTCGGCAACTTCTCCGCCGACCCGGCCGACCGGCGCGGCCGGGAGTTCTCGGACAGCGAGATCTACAAGTTCCTCGAGGCGCTCGCCTGGCAGCTCGGCTCCCAGCCGGACCCGGTGCTGGCCGAGCGCTACGACGCGATCGTGGCGCGGGTCGCCGCCGCTCAGCAGCCGGACGGCTACCTGAACACCTGGTTCGGCCGGCCCGGGCAGCCACCCCGCTGGTCCGACCTGGCGTGGGGGCACGAGCTGTACTGCCTGGGCCACCTGATCCAGGCCGCGGTGGCCCGGGCCCGGACCGGCCATCCGGAGGACCTGCTGGTCCGGGTCGCCTGCCGGGCCGCCGACCTGGTGTGCGAGGTCTTCGGGGCCGATGGTCTGGCCACCGTGGACGGGCATCCGGTGATCGAGCCGGCGCTGGTCGAGCTGTACCGGGTCACCGGCGAGACGCGTTACCTGGAACAGGCCCGGCTCTTCCTGGAGCGGCGTGGCCACCACGTGCTGCCGGAGATCGAGTGGGGCCGGGAGTACTACCAGGACGACATGCCGATCCGGGACGCCACGGTGTTCCGCGGGCACGCGGTCCGGGCCGTCTACCTGGCGTCCGGCGCGCTCGACCTGGCCGACGAGACCGGTGACGGCGAGTTGCTCGACGCGGTGACCCGGCAGTGGCGGCGGACCGTGGCCCGGCGGGTCTACCTGACCGGCGGGATCGGCTCCCGGCACATGGACGAGGCGTTCGGCGAGGACTTCGTGCTGCCGCCGGACCGGGCGTACTCGGAGACCTGCGCTTCGGTCGGCTCGGTGATGGTGGCCTGGCGGCTGCTGCTGGCCCACGGTGACCCGGCCGCCGCCGACCTGATCGAGCGCACCCTCTACAACGTGGTCGCCACCTCTCCGGCGGCCGACGGGAAGTCGTTCTTCTACGCGAACACGCTGCACCGGCGTACGGCGGGCCCGGTGCCCGACCCGGACCGGCCGCACCCACGGCCCGTCGCGCCGGTGCGGGCGCCCTGGTTCGAGGTGTCCTGCTGCCCGACGAACGTGGCCCGCACCGTGGCGAGCCTCGCCGGCTATCTGGCCACCACCGACGGCGACGGCATCCAACTGCACCAGTACGCGTCCGGCACGGTCGCCGGGCGCCTGACCGTCACCACCCGGTACCCGGCCGAGGGCGAGATCCGGGTGCGGATCGACCGGGACAGCGACGAGCCGTGGTCGCTGTCGTTGCGTGTGCCGGCGTGGGCCGGCGACGGCGCGACGCTGACCGTCGGCGGGCACACCTGGGAGGTGGAACCCGGGTACGTGACCGAGCGGCGGCGGTGGAAGCAGGGCGACGAGGTGCTGCTCTGCCTGCCGGTGGTGCCGCGGTTCACGTACCCGGATCCGCGGGTCGACGCGGTGCGGGGCTGCGTCGCGGTGGAACGCGGCCCGGTCGTCTACGCCCTGGAGTCGGTGGACCTGCCCGGCGGGCTGACCGTCGACGACGTGCGGGTCGACCCGGACGAACCGCCGCGGCTGGTGGACGGGCGGGTCGTCGTCCACCTCCGCCAGGTCGCCGCTTCTGATCGGACGTGGCCCTACACGGACGGCCCGGCCCGGGCGCCCGGCGCCGACCTCGGGGAGATCCCGCTGGTGGCGTACCACGACTGGGCCAATCGCGGCCCCGCCACCATGCGGGTCTGGCTGCCCACCTAG
- a CDS encoding AraC family transcriptional regulator produces the protein MISALNRLVDLVEEDFDLGELARSLGTTEYHLRRMFSSLAGMPLSEYVRRRRMTVAAADIVRGSDDLLTIAVRYGYGSTEAFGRAFKAVHGANPGDVRRDGGPLRTQPQLRFRLTVEGSIPMDTRIVDRPAFRLIGHAARVPLIHEGVNPHIQQHIAAIPVEEHGRLKALGNTEPAGLLQVTDDLEPDSPEGSELTYLHGVAVTGDTAVPDDLDAIEVPAGRWAVFRTSGPHPQALQTAWAATATEWFPSNPWRLRPGPSIVAILDRAADFSTATCELWMPVEPA, from the coding sequence GTGATCTCAGCACTCAACCGGCTCGTGGACCTGGTCGAGGAGGACTTCGACCTCGGGGAGCTGGCGCGGTCACTCGGCACCACCGAGTACCACCTGCGCCGGATGTTCTCGTCGCTGGCGGGCATGCCGCTGTCGGAGTACGTGCGGCGGCGCCGGATGACCGTCGCCGCCGCCGACATCGTGCGTGGCTCGGACGACCTGCTCACCATCGCGGTCCGCTACGGGTACGGCTCGACCGAGGCGTTCGGCCGGGCGTTCAAGGCTGTGCACGGCGCCAACCCCGGTGACGTACGCCGGGACGGTGGCCCCCTTCGCACACAACCACAACTCAGGTTCCGCCTGACCGTCGAAGGGAGCATCCCCATGGACACCCGCATCGTCGACCGCCCCGCGTTCCGGCTGATCGGGCACGCCGCCCGGGTTCCGCTGATCCACGAGGGCGTCAATCCGCACATCCAGCAGCACATCGCCGCGATCCCGGTCGAGGAGCACGGCCGGCTGAAAGCGCTCGGCAACACCGAGCCGGCCGGGTTGCTGCAGGTCACCGACGATCTGGAGCCGGACAGCCCGGAGGGCAGCGAGCTGACCTACCTGCACGGGGTCGCGGTCACCGGGGACACCGCGGTGCCGGACGACCTGGACGCCATCGAGGTGCCGGCCGGGCGGTGGGCGGTCTTCCGTACCTCCGGGCCGCATCCGCAGGCGCTGCAGACGGCGTGGGCCGCGACCGCCACCGAGTGGTTCCCGTCGAACCCGTGGCGGCTGCGGCCCGGCCCGTCGATCGTCGCGATCCTGGACCGCGCGGCCGACTTCAGCACCGCCACCTGCGAGCTGTGGATGCCGGTGGAGCCGGCCTAG
- a CDS encoding thymidine kinase, protein MDLTVILGPMKGGKSLEMISLLSPLQHAGIPHCVYQSARHGRDTAVMSRSGGTLQTVKVHSLAGAVDGEVQVIGVDEIHMFTVDDIAVLDVAVRSGVKVVVAGIDLDHRGQLFAPVRALFELAPAKVIYRRAVCDVCRSLEATHTQVLEHGKPMIRELAPSTALPDDGTYTYEARCRHCVVLP, encoded by the coding sequence ATGGATTTGACCGTGATCCTCGGCCCGATGAAGGGCGGCAAGTCGCTGGAGATGATCAGCCTGCTGTCCCCGCTGCAGCACGCCGGCATTCCGCACTGCGTCTACCAGTCGGCCCGGCACGGCCGGGACACCGCGGTGATGTCGCGTTCCGGCGGCACCCTGCAGACGGTCAAGGTCCACTCGCTCGCCGGCGCGGTCGACGGCGAGGTCCAGGTGATCGGGGTCGACGAGATCCACATGTTCACGGTCGACGACATCGCGGTGCTCGACGTGGCGGTCCGGTCCGGCGTCAAGGTCGTCGTCGCCGGGATCGACCTGGACCATCGGGGGCAGCTGTTCGCGCCGGTGCGGGCGCTGTTCGAGCTGGCCCCGGCGAAGGTGATCTACCGGCGGGCGGTCTGTGACGTCTGCCGGTCGCTGGAGGCCACGCACACCCAGGTCCTCGAGCACGGCAAGCCGATGATCCGCGAGCTCGCCCCGTCGACCGCGCTGCCGGACGACGGCACGTACACGTACGAGGCCCGCTGCCGGCATTGCGTCGTGCTGCCCTGA